The genome window CTAACCAATAATAATTGTACAGAACCGGACGGTCTCAATGGCGAGATCACGACGACTGCTCGACCATtaagagaaggagagacgatGGAATGGATCATGCTTTCAGGTGTAAGCTACCTTGAGCTCCCGTCACCGTGCATTCGACCTAGCTGACATGCGATCGATCGCAGACCCCCGCCACCTGTACCAATATTGCGTTGCATAACCTGTATCCAGGAGAGATCGACTTAGTCATCTCAGGACCTAACCGTGAGCGAAATCAATCTTCCTTGTTGCCACTGTACTTTCACTCTATGGCTTTGGCTAACTTGACTTATATATCATTGCAGACGGTCGTAACTCGTCCACCGCATTCGCCCTTTCCTCCGGAACACTCGGTGCCGCTTTAGCAGGCGCTCTCTCCATACCTCTACCCGGTCCTTCTACCGGTCTCGCATCACTACACGAAGACCACATCCCCTGTATCGCCGTATCATACGGCGTCGTCACTCGTCCAGTCACTGAAAACGTAACCATCCTAGCGACCGAAATATCAGTAGATATATGCAAGAAACTATTCGAAGATTGGGGCGCGGACGAAGGTCCCTCCTCGTCTACTTCGTCTACGACAGGGAAAGAAAAGAATAAGGTTCAGATATACAGTGTGAACGTTCCTCTGATAGAGGATGCTTTGATAGAAAGTAATAGGAAAGTATGTTGGACGGGTATGTGGAGGAATTCGTATGGTCAATTGTTCAAGACGACAAAAATGTGAGTTGGACATTGATTTGTTTGTCCTTGCCTTTTTTCTTGATCCGGCACCGCTCGAGTTGCGAGGAACCCTGGCTGACAATCGTTTCTTCCTGACAGGTCAAAGTCAAATTACGATCCGGGAGACCTCTCCACTCAGAAACAAGAACAAAATAAACCACAAAcggcatcttcttcttcctcctcacaccTTTCGTCAAAGACATCAACAGCTGGACCTGCCGCCCTTCCAACACCCGATCCTTCATCACCGTCACTGGGCTCCAACAACGATTCAAAACAAGCAcaagaacaaggagaacCGCTCAAGTTCCATTTCGCACCGAATATGAAacccctcctcttcccgcctATCGAGAGTTTACCGATCGGCTCGGACGCTTGGGCTTTCGCGAAAGGATATGTGAGCGTAACGCCTATACGGGCAGAGTATGCGGGTCTGGTAGATGGGACGTGGGGGTTtgggagtgaagaaggtAACGGAGGAAAAGTAGGACCTGGGACAATTTGGGAATAGTGCTCGCTCGGAGGTATACAATACATGATGATCGGTATGACAATGTAACAGGTATCTGTAGTGGAGCTGCTGCAGAAGTTCGAGACCCTAGAACGCCTTCTTGTGGATGATATCTGGGTCTTCCTTGTACTCGTCCGCTGAAACCCACATCTAGCGTGAAACGCGTCGTCAGCTTTGACTGCATGTCGGAACGAAGTGAAACGGAAAGCTGACCTTTTTGAATGTACTGAGACCCGCCAAGATACTCCCTCCAATCCACGTTGAGTACTGGTTTTTCGTCAGCTTAATTGCTCTTGGCTGTTCCGAGAAGATgcttagctcacctttcgtTCTGGCGGCGCATAGATCTTCAGCTTGACGTCCTTCAatgccaacttcttcacctcgtgCAATAATCGATCACCGAATCCTGATCCAATGACTTCATCAGTTTTGAAGCTTTCCAGTGGAAGCTATGGCGAACTGACCTGTGCATAATGTTGATCCACCTGAAAGGACGATGTTGCTGAAAAGT of Kwoniella shandongensis chromosome 3, complete sequence contains these proteins:
- a CDS encoding 5'/3'-nucleotidase SurE — encoded protein: MAPSPIYGDRPVVLLTNDDGPPSASSPNIFSFCKLLQTRLGWDVKVVIPDRQKSWVGKAYAISDVIAASYFYPLEPDGLNGEITTTARPLREGETMEWIMLSGTPATCTNIALHNLYPGEIDLVISGPNHGRNSSTAFALSSGTLGAALAGALSIPLPGPSTGLASLHEDHIPCIAVSYGVVTRPVTENVTILATEISVDICKKLFEDWGADEGPSSSTSSTTGKEKNKVQIYSVNVPLIEDALIESNRKVCWTGMWRNSYGQLFKTTKMSKSNYDPGDLSTQKQEQNKPQTASSSSSSHLSSKTSTAGPAALPTPDPSSPSLGSNNDSKQAQEQGEPLKFHFAPNMKPLLFPPIESLPIGSDAWAFAKGYVSVTPIRAEYAGLVDGTWGFGSEEGNGGKVGPGTIWE